The sequence TGGTCGGTCGTCGTTACCTGGTCCGTCGTCGTTACCTGGTCCGTCGTCCTGGTCAGTCCGCCGGACTGGACACCGCCGGACCGGACAGGTGGGTGAGCAGGAGGTCCGCGACCCGCCGGGGCGCCTCGGCGGGGGCCAGGTGCGCGACGCCGTCGAGTACGGCGAGCCGCCCGTCCCGGACGCCGGCGGCGAGCCGCTTCAGGCTGGCCGGCGGCGTCACCGCGTCCCGGGCACCGGCGATCGCCAGCACGGGCGCGGCCACGCCCGCGAGCCGGTCGCGGACGTCGAAGCCGGCGAGCGCGTCGCAGGCCTGCGCGTAGCCCTCCCGGTCGACGTCGGCCAGGCCCCGGACCAGCTCGGCGGCGACGCCGGGCCGACGGTCCGCGAAGCCGGGGGCGAACCACCGCTCGGCCGCGCCACCGGCGAGGGCCGCGCAGCCGGACGCGCGCACGACCGCGGCCCGTTCGCGCCACGCGGGCGGCGTGCCGATCGTGGCCCCGGTGCACAGCAGGGCCGCCCGGCCGACCCGGCCCGGGGCGTCGAGCAGCAGCCGCAGGCCGACCGCACCGCCGAGCGAGACGCCCGCGTAGGCGAACCGGGCCGTGGCGTCGCCCCGGGCCGCGGCGATCCGCTCGACGTGGGCGAGCACCCCCGCGGCGAGCTCCCCGACCGTGAAGGGTGCCTGGACGGGCGTGCCGCCGTGGCCGGGCAGGTCCCAGCCGACGACGTCGAACGTGTCGCCGAGCAGGCCGGCCGCCGCCGACCACAGGGCCCTCGACGTGGTGCCCAGCGACGGCCCGACGACGAGCAGCGGCTGGTCCGGGCGCCCGGCGAGCCGTCCACCGGTGAGCGCGGGCACCGTCACCGGCCGGCCGCCAGGTAGGCGTCCGCGCGGGCGAGGGTGGCGGCGACGACGGTGTCCGCGACTCCGAGGTAGTCGTCCTCGGGCGTCTCGCCGCCGGGAAGGCCGGCGGAGGCGGCGAAGGCGGCCACCGACCCGCGCTCGGCGGTCAGGAGCGGCCAGGCGGCCCGGGCGGTGGCGCGCATGCGGGCGGTGTCGACCTCCAGACCGCGCAGGAGCTCGCTGGTGTGGCTGGCCGCGACGACGGCCCGGCGGGCCAGATCCCGCAGGGTGGGCCATTCGGTGTGCCAGGCGCCGTCGGGCCGCTCGTCCCCGGCCAGCGCGGCCGCGAGGTGCAGCGTCGAGGCCAGCGCCGGCGCGGTGAGGGCGGCCCGGCGGATCAGCACCGACAGCACCGGGTTGCGCTTGTGGGGCATGGTCGACGAGCCGCCGCGCCCGGGGACGGCCGGCTCCGCGAGCTCGCCGATCTCCGGGCGCGACAGCGTGGCCACGTCGGTGGCGATACGGCCCCAGGCGTCGGTCCCGGCCACCAGCGCGTCGCCGAGCGCGGTGAACGTCGTGCGGGTCGTGTGCCAGGGCCGCGCGGGCCGCAGGCCGAGCGCGGCCGTGGCGTCCGCGACGGCGCCGGACACGGCCGCGACGGGGTCGGCGTGACCGCGCCGGCGGGCCAGCTCGACCGCGGCCGACAGCGTCCCGGCCGCGCCGCCGAACTGCGCCGGCAGCGCCACCCGGTCGAGCGCCTCGGCCGCGTCGAGCACTCCCGTCAGCCAGCCGGCGGCCTTGAGCCCGAACGTCGTCGGCACGGCGTGCTGGGTGAGCGTCCGACCGGCGAGCAGCGTGCCGCGGTGGGTGTGAGCGAGCGCGGCGAGCGCGCCGACCTGGTCCCGCTGCTGCGCGCGAATCCGGTCGACGACGTCGCGCAGCAGCAGGACGAGACTGGTGTCGATCACGTCCTGGCTGGTCAGGCCGCGGTGCACCCAGGGCGCACCCGGGCCGACGGCGCGCTCCCGCCACAGCGCCACGAGCGCCGGCACCGGGTTGCCCGCGTCCTCGGCGGCGCGGGCGACGGCGGCCAGCTCCGCCGGCCCGACGAGGCCGGTCAGCTCGGCGCTGGCCGGGGCGACGCCCGCCCGGGCGAGCGCGTCCAGCCAGGCCTGTTCGACCCGGGCCATCGCCGTCAGCCAGGCCGCCCCGGTCACCAGCTCCCCGGCGCGCTCGTCGCCGGGCCAGAACAGGTCACTCATCCGCGCTCACCCTTCCCGGTAACGCAGGAAGACGGTCTCGTCCGGGCCCTGCAGCCGGAGGTCGAACACGAGCCCCCGCTCGTCGGGTGACGCGACCAGGGTCCTGCGCCGTTCGGCCGGCAGCGAGCGCAGCAGCGGGTCGGCGGCCAGCGCGGCGGCGTCGCCCGGCAGGTAGGCCCGAGTGAAGAGCCGGTCGAGCAGGCCCCGCGCGAACACGGTGACGGCGTAGAACGCGGCCCGGCCAGGCTCGGTCGGCCCCGGCACGAGCGTGCGGAACGAATAGTCCCCGTCCGGGCCGGTGGCCGATCGCCCGAAGCCGGTGAACGTCCGCCCGTCGCGGCACAGCGAGCCGGGCACCCGGGGGATCGTCCCGTCGGGGCGCGCCTGCCAGATCTCGACGAGCGCGTCCGGCACCGGGTCGCCCGCGCCGTCGAGCACCCTGCCGCGCAGGATCACCGCGCCTGGGCTGCCGGCCGGCACGAGGTCGCGGTCGCCGCCGTAGCGGAGGCTGTCATGGAAGAACGGCCCGACGGTCTGGCCCGGGGTCGCGATCAGGGTCATGCGGGAGGCTGTCATGCCGGCGGCTCGAACCAGGTCTGCCGGCCGCCGGTCAGGACGATGTCCCAGCGGTAGCCGGTGGCCCACTCGTGACTGGTCAGGTCATGGTCGTAGGCGGCGACCAGCCGGTCACGGGCCCGCTGGTCGGCGATCGACTGGAAGATCGGGTCGAGCGCGTGCAGCGGGTCTCCCGGGAAGTACAGCTGCGTGACGAGGCGCTGGGTGAACGCCGTGCCGAACACCGAGAAGTGGACGTGGGCCGGCCGCCACGCGTTGCGGTGGTTGCGCCACGGATAGGGCCCTGGCTTGATCGTCTGGAACCGGTACCGGCCGTCGTCGTCGGTCAGGCACCGCCCGGCGCCGGTGAAGTTCGGGTCGAGCGGGGCCGGATGCTGGTCTCGCTGGTGGACGTACCGGCCCGCCGCGTTGGCCTGCCAGATCTCCACCAGCTGCCCGCGGACCGGCCGGCCCGCGCCGTCGACGACGCGACCGGCCAGGACGACGCGCTCCCCGATCGGCTCGCCGGGGTGACCGGCCGTCAGGTCGGCCTCCAGCGGGTCGACCTCGCCGGCCCCGAAGCAGGGCGCCGATCGTTCGATCGTCTCGGGGTCGACGTCGCGCGGCTCGCGGGTGGGGTGGCGTGCCGCGGTACTCCGGTAGGGCGGATAGTCCAGCCGTGGCCGGGCCTCCCCGGCGCCGGCCGGCCGGTAGCCGGCCGCGAGGGCCGCGATCTCGGAGCTGATCACGGACTGCGGCTCCAGCTCGGGCGCCGGAAGCTCGGGCGCCGGGCCGGTGGCGGGGCTCATGCTGGGCAGCGTAGGAGCGCCCGGGGTGACCGCGACCGCGGGTGCTT is a genomic window of Pseudofrankia inefficax containing:
- a CDS encoding alpha/beta fold hydrolase, which gives rise to MTVPALTGGRLAGRPDQPLLVVGPSLGTTSRALWSAAAGLLGDTFDVVGWDLPGHGGTPVQAPFTVGELAAGVLAHVERIAAARGDATARFAYAGVSLGGAVGLRLLLDAPGRVGRAALLCTGATIGTPPAWRERAAVVRASGCAALAGGAAERWFAPGFADRRPGVAAELVRGLADVDREGYAQACDALAGFDVRDRLAGVAAPVLAIAGARDAVTPPASLKRLAAGVRDGRLAVLDGVAHLAPAEAPRRVADLLLTHLSGPAVSSPAD
- a CDS encoding lyase family protein — encoded protein: MSDLFWPGDERAGELVTGAAWLTAMARVEQAWLDALARAGVAPASAELTGLVGPAELAAVARAAEDAGNPVPALVALWRERAVGPGAPWVHRGLTSQDVIDTSLVLLLRDVVDRIRAQQRDQVGALAALAHTHRGTLLAGRTLTQHAVPTTFGLKAAGWLTGVLDAAEALDRVALPAQFGGAAGTLSAAVELARRRGHADPVAAVSGAVADATAALGLRPARPWHTTRTTFTALGDALVAGTDAWGRIATDVATLSRPEIGELAEPAVPGRGGSSTMPHKRNPVLSVLIRRAALTAPALASTLHLAAALAGDERPDGAWHTEWPTLRDLARRAVVAASHTSELLRGLEVDTARMRATARAAWPLLTAERGSVAAFAASAGLPGGETPEDDYLGVADTVVAATLARADAYLAAGR
- the pcaG gene encoding protocatechuate 3,4-dioxygenase subunit alpha; translation: MTLIATPGQTVGPFFHDSLRYGGDRDLVPAGSPGAVILRGRVLDGAGDPVPDALVEIWQARPDGTIPRVPGSLCRDGRTFTGFGRSATGPDGDYSFRTLVPGPTEPGRAAFYAVTVFARGLLDRLFTRAYLPGDAAALAADPLLRSLPAERRRTLVASPDERGLVFDLRLQGPDETVFLRYREG
- the pcaH gene encoding protocatechuate 3,4-dioxygenase subunit beta, which gives rise to MSPATGPAPELPAPELEPQSVISSEIAALAAGYRPAGAGEARPRLDYPPYRSTAARHPTREPRDVDPETIERSAPCFGAGEVDPLEADLTAGHPGEPIGERVVLAGRVVDGAGRPVRGQLVEIWQANAAGRYVHQRDQHPAPLDPNFTGAGRCLTDDDGRYRFQTIKPGPYPWRNHRNAWRPAHVHFSVFGTAFTQRLVTQLYFPGDPLHALDPIFQSIADQRARDRLVAAYDHDLTSHEWATGYRWDIVLTGGRQTWFEPPA